One part of the Rutidosis leptorrhynchoides isolate AG116_Rl617_1_P2 unplaced genomic scaffold, CSIRO_AGI_Rlap_v1 contig115, whole genome shotgun sequence genome encodes these proteins:
- the LOC139881115 gene encoding photosynthetic NDH subunit of subcomplex B 5, chloroplastic-like has product MTSSLTLVSVGTSIPAQSSNCLSNLRCSEVPVHVKLYRNSSYTRRNRITRSNAAGLSEIEPDLNEDPVDRWATNSVGPDEFNYGEWDDHHTYHEGEEKGTFWGAIMDDLEAIGTPTGFQGFISWLFLPAVAAGMYFNAPGVYVYGGVALFLAIFTVIEMDKPDQPHHFEPEIYTMDRGARDKLINDYNTMSIWDFNDKYEDLWDFTVTVDKDDIIKR; this is encoded by the exons ATGACTTCCAGTCTCACACTTGTCTCCGTCGGAACTTCAATTCCGGCACAATCCAGCAATTGTTTGTCCAATCTCAGATGCTCAGAAGTTCCTGTTCATGTCAAATTGTACAGAAATTCTTCTTACACTCGTCGGAACAGGATTACCAGATCGAATGCTGCAGGGTTGTCGGAGATAGAGCCTGATCTCAATGAAGACCCCGTTGACCGTTGGGCCACCAACAGCGTCGGCCCT GACGAGTTTAATTATGGAGAATGGGACGATCACCATACTTACCATGAAGGAGAGGAGAAAG GGACATTTTGGGGAGCAATCATGGATGATCTTGAAGCGATCGGAACTCCTACAGGGTTTCAAG GATTTATTTCATGGCTCTTCCTTCCGGCAGTTGCAGCCGGAATGTACTTTAACGCTCCG GGGGTGTATGTGTACGGTGGAGTGGCATTGTTCCTGGCTATATTCACGGTAATAGAGATGGATAAACCAGATCAGCCACATCACTTTGAACCTGAGATTTACACTATGGATAGGGGAGCTCGCGACAAGTTGATCAATGACTACAATACCATGTCTATTTGGGACTTTAATGACAAATACGAAGACCTCTGGGACTTTACTGTTACTGTCGACAAGGATGACATCATCAAAAGATAG